In Halalkalicoccus sp. NIPERK01, one DNA window encodes the following:
- a CDS encoding SHOCT domain-containing protein, translating to MTQLTTHIGRTARRLTLLAVPLLVATTGTAAAMGGGYGGGMMGGGWGLFGGAMGLWGLLWMGLLLAFPLYLIFTLARRNGGGTNERPLSVLRDRYARGELSDDEFERRREQQERTG from the coding sequence ATGACGCAACTCACCACTCACATCGGACGCACTGCTCGGCGACTTACGCTACTCGCCGTCCCGCTGCTGGTCGCGACGACCGGCACAGCTGCCGCTATGGGCGGCGGCTACGGCGGCGGCATGATGGGCGGAGGATGGGGACTCTTCGGCGGCGCGATGGGGCTGTGGGGTCTCCTCTGGATGGGGCTACTGCTCGCATTCCCGCTTTACCTCATCTTCACGCTCGCGAGGCGTAATGGAGGTGGAACCAACGAACGGCCGCTGTCGGTCCTCAGAGATCGCTACGCGCGTGGTGAACTCTCCGATGACGAATTCGAACGACGGCGTGAGCAGCAGGAACGTACCGGATGA
- a CDS encoding DUF4396 domain-containing protein, whose product MPLQGLLIQIEHALAPVRHLMKPILSDPLVMGVWALFVLASVGTLWWDIRERNQALPSLMKGVWTLVVLYSGPFGLAVYWYSGRTQISNDSVWRRGFRSTAHCYSGCGAGEVLGFALLAGLLALQSTLLVAAGTFALAYLFGYALTVGPLMQEGVGFGEAMLDALYSETPSITIMEIAAIGTDLLIASQAHISDLLFWGALAFSLSVGFVFAFPVNAVLVHFGVKEGMKNPAEMRQSGGQAQAAD is encoded by the coding sequence ATGCCACTCCAGGGACTCCTCATACAGATCGAACACGCGCTCGCACCGGTACGGCACCTAATGAAACCAATCCTCTCAGACCCGCTCGTAATGGGTGTCTGGGCGCTGTTCGTCCTCGCGTCCGTCGGCACCCTCTGGTGGGACATCCGCGAGCGGAATCAGGCGCTGCCGTCACTCATGAAAGGTGTCTGGACGTTGGTTGTCCTCTACTCTGGGCCGTTCGGCTTGGCGGTCTACTGGTACTCTGGCCGCACCCAGATCAGCAACGATTCGGTGTGGCGGCGTGGGTTCCGCTCGACCGCTCACTGCTATTCGGGATGTGGTGCCGGTGAAGTCCTCGGGTTCGCGCTCCTCGCGGGCCTGCTCGCACTTCAGAGTACACTCCTCGTCGCTGCAGGAACGTTCGCGCTCGCGTATCTATTCGGCTACGCCCTGACAGTCGGCCCGCTGATGCAGGAGGGCGTCGGCTTTGGCGAGGCGATGCTTGACGCCCTCTATAGCGAGACGCCGAGCATCACCATCATGGAGATCGCTGCTATCGGAACTGATCTGCTGATCGCCAGCCAGGCCCACATCTCCGATCTGCTGTTCTGGGGCGCACTCGCGTTCTCGCTATCTGTTGGGTTCGTCTTCGCGTTCCCGGTCAACGCCGTTTTGGTCCACTTCGGCGTCAAGGAAGGCATGAAGAATCCGGCCGAGATGAGACAGAGCGGCGGACAGGCACAGGCCGCCGACTAG
- a CDS encoding potassium channel family protein has product MNYLYFGLGVSLLIVAVTDLLWTTLWVEAGAGPLTARLMRGTWKLLRRVGTYSPRIRTLAGPVVLALGLGMWIALLWGGWMFVFASAENALRDTIDTGPISWAERFYFVGYSLFTMGNGDFAPRDGLWQILTALMTASGMLLVTLSITYVLSVLDAVTQKRSFAQDVSGLGLDGESIVTTTWNGSAFDDVALPLNSITTALNELTANHKAYPILHYFYTDDREAAAVLSGASLDDALTLWQQATPEEDRPGNSILKNARSSVQNYLDTVSTFATPSDEQPPSPDLAVLRDAGVPTVSNEEFDDALKDLETRRRTMYGVIRADARQWPGAWEE; this is encoded by the coding sequence ATGAACTATCTCTACTTCGGCTTGGGCGTAAGTCTGCTCATCGTAGCCGTGACCGACCTCCTGTGGACGACCCTCTGGGTCGAGGCCGGTGCCGGACCCCTTACCGCACGCCTGATGCGGGGGACTTGGAAACTGCTACGACGCGTTGGAACCTACAGCCCTCGCATTCGGACGCTCGCCGGTCCGGTGGTTCTCGCCCTCGGGCTTGGGATGTGGATCGCCCTGCTCTGGGGCGGGTGGATGTTCGTCTTCGCGAGTGCTGAGAACGCTCTGAGAGACACCATCGACACGGGCCCCATCTCCTGGGCTGAACGATTCTACTTCGTGGGATATTCGTTGTTCACGATGGGGAACGGCGATTTCGCGCCCCGAGATGGCCTATGGCAGATCTTGACTGCGCTGATGACCGCCAGCGGGATGTTACTGGTGACACTGAGCATTACCTACGTCCTCTCCGTCCTTGACGCAGTTACGCAGAAACGCTCGTTTGCGCAGGACGTGAGTGGACTCGGACTGGACGGCGAATCGATCGTCACTACTACTTGGAACGGTAGCGCGTTCGACGACGTCGCGCTCCCACTCAACAGTATCACTACAGCGCTGAACGAACTGACAGCCAATCACAAGGCCTACCCCATCCTGCACTACTTCTACACCGACGACCGTGAGGCCGCCGCCGTGCTGAGTGGCGCCAGTCTCGACGACGCCCTGACCCTCTGGCAGCAAGCGACGCCCGAGGAGGACAGGCCCGGCAACTCAATTCTCAAAAACGCGCGCTCGAGTGTCCAGAACTACCTCGACACGGTCAGCACGTTCGCGACGCCGTCCGACGAGCAGCCGCCCTCACCAGACCTCGCCGTCCTCCGCGACGCTGGTGTTCCAACGGTATCAAACGAAGAGTTCGACGACGCGCTCAAAGACCTGGAAACTCGACGCCGAACCATGTATGGGGTAATTCGGGCGGACGCACGCCAGTGGCCGGGTGCCTGGGAAGAGTAG